In a single window of the Augochlora pura isolate Apur16 unplaced genomic scaffold, APUR_v2.2.1 APUR_unplaced_2824, whole genome shotgun sequence genome:
- the LOC144477670 gene encoding uncharacterized protein LOC144477670: RQMVRHLLVPFLLGFKFNLVSLVPLLFGFLLLVTKKALILTKLALFVSGLLGWNTLFSTASATYPGGGFNGFHTHVQETPVGGYPYYDHHNFQYRPYRGSDLGVYNQHVIREVVDVYDNTDGTKNKRSGKNFVWAKVS, from the coding sequence CCTAGGGTTCAAATTCAACCTGGTCTCCCTGGTACCATTGCTCTTCGGGTTCCTGTTGCTGGTAACGAAAAAAGCATTGATCCTGACCAAGCTGGCCCTGTTCGTCAGCGGTCTGCTAGGCTGGAACACTTTATTCTCGACAGCCTCGGCCACCTATCCCGGAGGAGGATTCAACGGCTTCCATACACACGTTCAAGAGACTCCGGTCGGAGGGTATCCCTATTACGATCATCACAATTTCCAATATCGACCTTACAGAGGGAGCGATTTAGGTGTCTACAATCAGCACGTGATCAGGGAGGTCGTCGACGTCTACGATAACACCGACGGGACGAAGAACAAGAGAAGTGGAAAGAACTTTGTATGGGCGAAAGTTAGCTGA